The following are encoded in a window of Ferribacterium limneticum genomic DNA:
- a CDS encoding PilN domain-containing protein has product MIRINLLPHREEAKKARREQFFVLAGLVSVLGALIVFAVYSLIGGAISNQDNSNNFLKGEIAVLDKQLDQIKRLKEQTQALLSRKQVIENLQRDRGETVYLLSELVKQVPEGIYLKALKQDGLKVSITGHAQSNARISALMRNLDASPWLETPQLIESKAVVINGRRINEFGMTFILTRVKPEDGKVKK; this is encoded by the coding sequence ATGATCCGCATCAATCTCCTTCCCCATCGCGAAGAGGCGAAAAAGGCCCGGCGCGAGCAGTTTTTTGTGTTGGCCGGGCTGGTTTCAGTGCTGGGGGCGCTGATCGTTTTCGCGGTCTATAGCCTGATTGGTGGTGCGATAAGCAATCAAGACAATTCGAACAACTTTCTTAAGGGCGAAATAGCCGTCCTTGACAAGCAGCTTGACCAGATTAAGCGCCTGAAAGAGCAAACGCAGGCATTGCTGTCTCGCAAGCAGGTTATTGAAAACCTGCAGCGCGATCGCGGCGAAACGGTTTATCTGTTGAGTGAGTTGGTCAAACAGGTGCCGGAAGGTATCTACCTCAAGGCGCTCAAGCAGGATGGATTGAAGGTCAGCATCACTGGCCATGCTCAGTCAAATGCTCGGATTTCGGCTCTGATGCGCAATCTGGATGCCTCTCCGTGGTTGGAAACGCCGCAACTGATAGAAAGCAAGGCGGTTGTAATTAACGGACGCCGGATCAACGAATTTGGCATGACCTTCATTCTTACCCGCGTAAAGCCTGAAGACGGGAAGGTGAAAAAGTGA
- a CDS encoding type IV pilus inner membrane component PilO, which yields MNAKSISLPKIDFQSMADDFRLMNPNDPGAWPLIPKITVLIGLFVAILLAGWWFVWSDQLTELETKQREEETLKQQYLDKKRQAVNLDLYIQQLAEIDRSFGALLKQLPDKSEIEALLIEVNQAGLGRGLQFELFKPGQEQIKDFYAELPITVKINGSYHDFGAFAADIAKLPRIVTLNNISIAPVKDGGQLSLDATTKTFRYLDEEEIAKQKKADQEKKAAQGAKK from the coding sequence GTGAACGCCAAGAGTATCTCGTTACCGAAAATTGATTTTCAGTCCATGGCCGATGATTTTCGGCTAATGAACCCGAATGATCCGGGTGCGTGGCCGTTGATTCCGAAAATAACCGTTTTGATAGGGTTATTTGTCGCCATTCTCCTCGCCGGTTGGTGGTTTGTTTGGAGTGACCAGCTAACCGAGTTGGAGACCAAGCAGCGAGAAGAGGAAACGCTCAAACAACAGTATCTCGACAAAAAACGCCAAGCAGTTAATCTCGATCTTTATATTCAGCAGCTCGCTGAAATTGATCGTTCGTTCGGCGCGTTGCTCAAGCAGTTGCCGGATAAGTCGGAAATTGAGGCGTTGCTTATTGAGGTGAACCAAGCCGGTCTTGGGCGCGGTTTGCAGTTCGAGTTATTTAAGCCGGGACAGGAACAGATCAAGGATTTCTACGCAGAGTTGCCGATTACCGTAAAGATTAACGGAAGCTACCATGACTTTGGGGCGTTTGCGGCCGATATTGCCAAGCTTCCCCGTATTGTTACCCTAAACAATATTTCCATTGCGCCGGTCAAGGACGGTGGGCAGCTCTCGCTGGATGCCACAACCAAGACGTTCCGCTATCTGGACGAGGAAGAGATAGCCAAGCAGAAGAAGGCCGATCAAGAGAAAAAGGCTGCGCAAGGAGCGAAGAAGTGA
- a CDS encoding pilus assembly protein PilP yields MKRILVIALCGLLSACAGGDHEELKQWMAENTKDMRGNIPKLPDVKPYEPVPYDVEATIDPFKPNKIEPESKYKQVAGKGGAFQPDFEAREVRNSLLEKYPIESLKMIGYMNVNKRPMAVVQVEDKVKQVKVGDYLGLDFGMVTQISDTEVQLRELIQDSAGDWTERKSSLYLQSKEGSKK; encoded by the coding sequence GTGAAACGAATACTGGTCATCGCCCTGTGTGGTCTCCTCAGTGCTTGTGCTGGTGGTGATCACGAAGAACTAAAACAATGGATGGCTGAAAATACCAAGGACATGCGCGGCAATATACCCAAATTGCCCGATGTTAAACCGTATGAACCGGTCCCCTACGATGTAGAGGCTACGATTGATCCGTTCAAGCCGAACAAGATCGAGCCAGAGTCCAAATACAAGCAGGTTGCTGGCAAGGGAGGGGCGTTTCAGCCCGATTTTGAGGCACGGGAAGTTCGTAACAGCCTACTTGAGAAATATCCGATCGAATCGCTGAAAATGATCGGTTACATGAATGTCAACAAGCGACCCATGGCGGTTGTTCAGGTTGAAGACAAAGTAAAGCAAGTCAAGGTCGGGGATTACTTGGGTCTTGATTTTGGTATGGTGACGCAGATTTCGGACACAGAAGTCCAGCTGCGCGAACTGATTCAGGATTCTGCGGGTGACTGGACTGAGCGCAAGAGCTCGCTCTACCTGCAGAGCAAGGAGGGAAGCAAGAAATGA